Sequence from the Paenibacillus tundrae genome:
ACCCAGTTTCCAGTGCGATCCGGGGTTGAGCCCCGGGATTAAACACCAGACTTAAATGACCGCCTGCGCGCGCTTTACGCCCAATAATTCCGGACAACGCTTGCCCCCTACGTATTACCGCGGCTGCTGGCACGTAGTTAGCCGGGGCTTTCTTCTCAGGTACCGTCACCTTGAGAGCAGTTACTCTCCCAAGCGTTCTTCCCTGGCAACAGAGCTTTACGATCCGAAAACCTTCATCACTCACGCGGCATTGCTCCGTCAGGCTTTCGCCCATTGCGGAAGATTCCCTACTGCTGCCTCCCGTAGGAGTCTGGGCCGTGTCTCAGTCCCAGTGTGGCCGATCACCCTCTCAGGTCGGCTACGCATCGTCGCCTTGGTGAGCCGTTACCTCACCAACTAGCTAATGCGCCGCAGGCCCATCCTCAAGTGATAGATTGCTCCATCTTTCCAGTTTCCTTCAGGCGAAGAAAACAAGTATTCGGTATTAGCTACCGTTTCCGGTAGTTGTCCCAAGCTTGAGGGCAGGTTGCCTACGTGTTACTCACCCGTCCGCCGCTAACCATCAAAGAAGCAAGCTTCTCATCAAGTCCGCTCGACTTGCATGTATTAGGCATGCCGCCAGCGTTCGTCCTGAGCCAGGATCAAACTCTCCAATAAAGTATTGAAAAGAGCGATTAGCTCATTTTGAATCTGACGAGATTAAAAATCTCATTTGTGCTTCGAAATCATCCAGTCCGAAGACATGTACGATTTCTCAGCGTCGATCTTGCAAGCAAGATCGTTACTCACTCGTTGTTCAGTTTTCAAAGATCAAACTTGAATCATGTTACTCGTTTTTGTGTCAACCGCGTTTTCAGCGGCGACTTTTATAATGTAACACATTTCGTTTGTTTTCGTCAAGAACTTTTTTTAAATTCTTTTTTTGAAGCATTTTGTTCTCGATGTTCTTCAGCAGAATCTGACTGTCTGTTACAACATTCTTCGTTTGAGGAACGAAATATAATGTATCATAAATCATAATTAAGAGTCAACATTTTTTTATAAATTATTAAACAAACAAAAAAGGAAGGTTTCCCCTCCTCTTTTTATACAGTATAACTGTTGAGTCCAGCACTCATTTAATTCTCAATCCAGTAACGGATTTCGCGCCCTTCTCCCCCGATTAAGGAAGGCCAACCAGGTGATTCTTTTACTAATGAACGGAAAACCAGCTTACGCAGAATAAGCGGAAGATCTTTGGCAACAAACCTTAATTGAGGATGATGAACAAGTTCATCCATACTCCAAGGTTCTTTACGGCTACCTAGCACACGTAGAAGCAGTCCCGAACATTCACTCATTTTGGACATGACAGAGAACTCGCAGGCTAGTAGAACAAGCTCCACACGTTGCTCCAGTGTCTCTGAGCTGACGGTAAGCTCCTGATATAGCTTCCACAATGCCCGATCCAAGCTCTGTACATGTGTCCAGACAGCGTGATCTGGGTATATTCCCTGTTCAATTAGTACGATTCTAGCCCAGTTCCCTAGAGCCTCAAGTACATTATAATACGCATCCACCACATGCCCTTCCTGAATGTAGCGTTTCGACTCCACATACATTCTAAGAAAGCTAGCGAATTCATGTAGAAGCTTTTGCTCTCGCAATTCTTTACTAAAAGTAGATAACTCATCTCGCAGGGCACTTATGGCACCGTCAACTTCCCAGATGATCTCTCCTTCTATCAGGCATTGCATCATGTTGTCATTGTCCCCAGTAATCACACTGCCTCGCAGCTCGTGTCTACTTGCATACATAATCTGATAACGTAGATCACCATATTTATAGTGCCCTACCTTGGATGCAACCTCATCTGATTCACATATAATAAGTACAAGCAATTCGAAATCCTGAATCAGGGAGCCGTGGAATCGCTCTCCCGGGTGGGAATAAGCGATAGCCCCAACTGCTCCCGTCTCTTCCGACTGTCCGGATAAAAAAGCTAGGTTCTTTAATTCCACGAGTCCCTCCATACAATTCATGGCAGATATGCGCCAAGTCAGTTATAATATAATTCTACAAGCAGGCTGAAGTTTCCTTCTTTTCCAGATACGATACTACTCATACGTTAGGAGCATTTTTCATGATTTTTAAATCAGCTAAAATTAATGCTTTTCGCACTTGGGGACTGTTGCTTACCATGCTAGGTATGGGTCTAATGGTCCTGGGTACGGCCGGAATTGTATTCTGGGGACATGCTGGCAAGATATTTGCTGCTGTAGGACTCGTCATTGGACTGGTTGCTATGTTGGCTAGTCTGGCGATCTACTTTTGGGCAGGCATGCTGTCAACGAGCGCTGTGCAGGTTGATTGTCCAGAGTGCGGCAAGTTAACCAAAATGCTGGGCAAGACAGATCGTTGCATGTTCTGTCATACCATCCTCACCTTAGATCCCAAACAGGCCAATACGATCGCCCCACAACTGAAAGCGCCTTCTCCTTCAAGTACAGACTAGGAATGATACAGACGAGAAAGATAAGCTTAACTCCTTGGATACCCATCATTCGCGACTGTTGTTAATGACCATTAAGATTTCAATAACAAAAAGACCCGGAATGACTACTCCGGGTCTTTTTGAATTCTACAATTGGATTAATGAAACGAAGATTATAAGTCCATTGCGTGTTCACTAGATTCTCAATGGTGTAACAATGATGAGTTAGGATAAGTTCATTTGCCATAGCCGGCTTGTTTCAGCACTTCCCAGGCAGAGGCGTTTGCAAAACTACGGTTCCACGCAGCAACGCCGCCCAGTTCCAGCGAATCAATCAGATCCACACGTGCCTGGAGAGACACGGCGTCTTCTATCCATATTTTCTTCTTTGCGCCTTCTTCCTCATATTCCACATAGTTTTGCCCACTGGCTTGATCCAGCACAGGCTTTAGTTTCTTTTCCTTAATCAGATCTGCAACGGTGTTCATACCTACCGCCTTCGAAGACACCTTGACTTCTCCCTGTTCATTCTTCTCTTCAGTCCATATCCGTGTGTATAACGGAACAGCCATAATTAGTTTATTGGCAGGCACTTCGTCTTCTTCTAAAATACGGCGCATAGATGCCTCTGTCCATGGCAGAGATGCTACTGATCCCGCCTTTGGACTTGCAGCCCAGTGTTCATCATATGCCATCACTACAATATAGTCAGCGAAAGCACCGAGAGAACGACGATCTAGAAAAGCCGACCACATTTCACTATTGGATTTTGGTGTTACATCAACAGAGAGCATCAACCCATGAATACGTGCCATCGCTTTAATTTCACGCACAAATTGCGTTATGTTAGGACCGTCATCCGTATAGACATTCTCAAAATCAATATTGATCCCGTCCAGCTGATAGGTCTGCGCATA
This genomic interval carries:
- a CDS encoding nucleotidyltransferase-like protein; this translates as MELKNLAFLSGQSEETGAVGAIAYSHPGERFHGSLIQDFELLVLIICESDEVASKVGHYKYGDLRYQIMYASRHELRGSVITGDNDNMMQCLIEGEIIWEVDGAISALRDELSTFSKELREQKLLHEFASFLRMYVESKRYIQEGHVVDAYYNVLEALGNWARIVLIEQGIYPDHAVWTHVQSLDRALWKLYQELTVSSETLEQRVELVLLACEFSVMSKMSECSGLLLRVLGSRKEPWSMDELVHHPQLRFVAKDLPLILRKLVFRSLVKESPGWPSLIGGEGREIRYWIEN
- a CDS encoding DUF2614 family zinc ribbon-containing protein, which encodes MIFKSAKINAFRTWGLLLTMLGMGLMVLGTAGIVFWGHAGKIFAAVGLVIGLVAMLASLAIYFWAGMLSTSAVQVDCPECGKLTKMLGKTDRCMFCHTILTLDPKQANTIAPQLKAPSPSSTD